The genomic interval GGCGCGTTCTTCGTAGGGAATTCTCCAAACTGTGTCCACTTTATCGGCATCGAAAAATTCAGGGATGGGCAATTTGCGTTCGTTCATTTCACGTCCGTTATTTTCTGCCTCGAGGGTAACTTGTTGGCATACAATTCGTCCTGTTCCAAGTATAACGCTTTAATAAACAGGGTTTGACTTTTTTTCTTGAACCTTGTACACTTCGGAAGCGAGGAGAAAAACTCATGGCTCAGTACCAACTCATCATGCGGACAGGTCCCACCCCCGGCGCGGTGTTTGCCCTCGAGGGCGATCAACTCACCATCGGGCGCGATTCGACCAACGAGGTCACGATCAACGACGCGGAAGTGTCGCGCCGTCATGCGCGCCTGACGTTTCAAGGCGGCAAATTCGTGTTGGAGGATCTCGGCTCGACCAACGGGACGTTTGTGAACGGTCAGCGGTTGGCGGGTCCGCGCGTGTTGAAGGCGGGCGAGGTGGTTTCGTTCGGCGAGCAGATCGTGTTGGTGTTTGAATCATCCACGTTCGATCCTGCCGCTACGATTGCTTCTCCGCGCGCCGCGGCGGTTCCTTCGGCGTCACGACCGGTGACGCCGCCTCCTCCGCCCGCGCAATACGCGGGGAACGTGCCAGCCAGCCCGGTCATGGAGCCCGCGCCGGCGAAGAAAACCAACTTGACCCCGATCATCATCGCCGTCGGCGCATTGATGGTGATTTGCGTGTGCGGCGGCATCCTTTGGTATATCGATGCCAACTTCCTGTGGTGCACCTTCCTGCCGTTCCTGGGCGGGTGCTAAGCCAAAACCATTGTAAAACCCATAGAGACTTCGGATGTCTAACAGGCATCCGAAGTCTTTTTTTACCGTTGCCAAAGCATCTTCTCTTGGCTAGAATAGGGGCATCCACTTGGAGAACAACTCATGGCACAAGACTCTGCATCCTCCCCGCGCTGGGGGTCAACCACAAAATTACTGGCTGGGCTGGTGATCCTCGGCATTGTGACCTTTTTGATCACCCGTTTCTCCAACTTGATCACGCCGTTGCTGATCATCTTTATTTTTGCGTATCTCCTGCACCCGATCACCTCCTTCATTTCAAAAAACCTGCGCATTTCGTGGAAGGCGTCTGTGAACCTTCTGTTTCTTGCGCTCCTGATCCTCCTCGTAAGCCTGCTCACGCTGGGCGGCGTGGGGCTGGTGGGGCAAATCCAAAGCCTGGTCGCATCGGTGCAGGATATCCTCGCGAATCTGCCCGGCTTCATCAGCGATCTTTCCGGGCGAGTCTTTGAGATCGGTCCATTCAAATTGGATATGCACACTGTCGATTTGCAAGACATCAGCCAGCGGTTGCTTGCCTACGTGCAACCGCTTCTCGGGCAAACGGGTAACCTGCTAGGCACAATCGCGGGCGGCGCGGCGGGGATCTTGGGCTGGACGTTCTTCATCCTGCTGGTTTCCTATTTTGTGATGGCGGAATCCAGCGGCTTGCAAAGCGACTTGATCAAAGTGGATGTGCCCGGCTACAACGAGGATTTCCGCCGGCTGGGCAGTGAACTTAGCCGCATCTGGAACGCCTTCCTGCGCGGGCAGTTCTTCATCTTCGCGCTTGCCGCGGTGGTATTTACCATCCTCTTCTCGATCCTGGGCGTGAAGTACGCCATCGGGTTGGCATTCATGGCGGGGCTGGCAAAGTTCCTGCCCTACATCGGACCGCTCATCACCTCCACAACCATCGCCCTGGTCACGTACTTCCAGCTTGCCAAACCCTTTGGGTTGGAGCCGCTCTGGTATACCGTCATCGTGCTTGTTGTCACCTCAGCCATAGACAATATCATCGACAATCTCATCACGCCGCGCATCATGGCGCGGGCGCTCAAGGTGCACCCCGCCGCGGTGTTGGTCACCGCGCTGATCTTCGCCAACCTGCTGGGGATCATCGGCGTGGTGATCGCCGCGCCGTTGCTTGCCACAGTCATGCTACTGGGCAGATACATCACGCGCAAGATGTTCGACCTCGACCCATTCCCGGCGGAAGACGACAAACAAAAAGATACGGAGCCAGACCTGATCGGCCGCGTTACCAAATTTTTCAAATCGAAATTCGGACCGCAAGAAGTCCCGATGATCGAAATCCCCAAGGAGCAAAACAATGAACAACAACCACCACGGCGAACCTCAAACCGAAACGCTCGCCGAAACCGATAACTTCATGGCATGGCGCGCCGAAGAGCCCGACGGCGAAACCACCTATCACATCGAGTTGAACAACGTCACCGTGCATTTTTTTGAGGAAGAGTGGCGCGAGTTCATGCAATTGATTCGCGACCTGAAGTAACCCATAGCCACAGAGACCGCAGAGAGTTTGAGAAAAACTCAGAGAACTCTACGCGCTCTGTGGCTAAACTTTTTCCATATCCGAGAATGAAACTCAACAACGCCATCACCGACGCGCGCGGCATCGAGGTAGGGCACGCGCAGGATGATGACGCGCTCACCGGGTGCACAGCCATCCTCTGCCGCAAAGGCGCGGTGGCGGGCGTGGACGTGCGCGGCGGCGGACCCGGCACGCGCGAAACCGATCTATTGAATCCAATGAATCTCGTGCAAAAAGTTCACGCCATTGTATTGGCTGGCGGCTCGGCATTCGGTCTCGACGCGGCAAGCGGCGTGATGAAATATCTCGAGGAAAAGAAAATCGGATTCAACACCGGCGCGGCGAAAGTGCCCATCGTCCCTGCGGCGATTCTCTACGACTTGAACCTCGGTCGCGCCGACGTTCGGCCCGATTCGGCCATGGGATACCTCGCCGCATCCCGAGCCTCGTCCGCCGCTCCTGCGGAGGGAAACGTCGGGGTCGGCGCGGGCGCGTCGGTTGGCAAGATGTTCGGCGCGTCACTGGCGATGAAAGCCGGGGTGGGCACAGCCAGCCTCCACGTGGGAGGGGGCGTGATCGTCGGCGCGCTGGTCGCTGTCAACGCGATTGGCGATGTGATCGATCCGCGCACCGGGCAAATCATCGCGGGGCTTCGTTCGGGCAGGGTTGGTCCCTTGCGTGTGGGGAAAACGCATCCATTTGCCGACACGCTCGCAATGATGAAAACAACCATCGGTCGCGGCATCCTCGGTTTCGCATCGCGCGGCAACACGGTCATCGGCGTTGTGGCGACGAATGCAAGCTTGACCAAAGCGCAGGCTACCAAAGTGGCGCAAATGGCGCACGATGGTCTCGCGCGAGCCATCCGACCCGCGCACACCATGCTCGACGGCGACACGATCTTTGCATTATCTACGGGAACAAAGCAAGCGGATGTCTCCATGATTGGCGCGTTCGCCGCCGAGGCGATGGCAGAGGCGATCCTCCGCGCGGCGCGAACGGCAAAATCAGCCGGCGGGTTGCCGGGGCTGATGGATTCGGCGCGCGAAAATTTTTCCTGATGAAGATCGGCATAAGAGGCTGGGAGGTCGCAACTTTATTGTTAGGCGGGATCGTTTCGTTTTTTGCCGCAGGCTTTTTCCATCACTTTTATCCATCGCTCTGGGGGTTCATTCTGCTAACAATTCTTCTCAACATCCTCTGCGCCTATTTTTTTGAACTCGTCAAAGCGCGCATGGTCGCTCTGTGGAAGGTGCAGGAGATGATTGGACTGCTGGCGTTGGCGGCGGGCGTGGTCTTCCTGGGTCTCACCATGCAACTCCTGTCTCACTATCCACA from Candidatus Defluviilinea gracilis carries:
- a CDS encoding FHA domain-containing protein — protein: MAQYQLIMRTGPTPGAVFALEGDQLTIGRDSTNEVTINDAEVSRRHARLTFQGGKFVLEDLGSTNGTFVNGQRLAGPRVLKAGEVVSFGEQIVLVFESSTFDPAATIASPRAAAVPSASRPVTPPPPPAQYAGNVPASPVMEPAPAKKTNLTPIIIAVGALMVICVCGGILWYIDANFLWCTFLPFLGGC
- a CDS encoding AI-2E family transporter encodes the protein MAQDSASSPRWGSTTKLLAGLVILGIVTFLITRFSNLITPLLIIFIFAYLLHPITSFISKNLRISWKASVNLLFLALLILLVSLLTLGGVGLVGQIQSLVASVQDILANLPGFISDLSGRVFEIGPFKLDMHTVDLQDISQRLLAYVQPLLGQTGNLLGTIAGGAAGILGWTFFILLVSYFVMAESSGLQSDLIKVDVPGYNEDFRRLGSELSRIWNAFLRGQFFIFALAAVVFTILFSILGVKYAIGLAFMAGLAKFLPYIGPLITSTTIALVTYFQLAKPFGLEPLWYTVIVLVVTSAIDNIIDNLITPRIMARALKVHPAAVLVTALIFANLLGIIGVVIAAPLLATVMLLGRYITRKMFDLDPFPAEDDKQKDTEPDLIGRVTKFFKSKFGPQEVPMIEIPKEQNNEQQPPRRTSNRNARRNR
- a CDS encoding P1 family peptidase, with amino-acid sequence MKLNNAITDARGIEVGHAQDDDALTGCTAILCRKGAVAGVDVRGGGPGTRETDLLNPMNLVQKVHAIVLAGGSAFGLDAASGVMKYLEEKKIGFNTGAAKVPIVPAAILYDLNLGRADVRPDSAMGYLAASRASSAAPAEGNVGVGAGASVGKMFGASLAMKAGVGTASLHVGGGVIVGALVAVNAIGDVIDPRTGQIIAGLRSGRVGPLRVGKTHPFADTLAMMKTTIGRGILGFASRGNTVIGVVATNASLTKAQATKVAQMAHDGLARAIRPAHTMLDGDTIFALSTGTKQADVSMIGAFAAEAMAEAILRAARTAKSAGGLPGLMDSARENFS